The genomic segment CGCATTCGGTCATCGTGCGCTTCGCGCAGGGGCCCGGCGAACTCCTGAAGGACCGCGTCTCGACCCATCGCGGCATGGCGATCAAGGTGCTCGGCGTCGAGGGCGACAAGCTGCCCGGCCACGAGGCGCCGACCCAGGACTTCGTCTTCGCCACCGGGCCGGTCTTCCCCAATCCCGACGCCAAGGGTTTCCTGGGCAGCATGAAGCAACTGGAGGCGGGCACCTCCGCACCGGAAGGCGTGAAGGCCGCCGTCTCCCGGAGCGCGCGGGCGCTCGACGGGGTGGTGAAATCGATGACGGGTGAGAGTTCGCCGCTCCTCGACTTCTTCGGCCATGTGCCGCACCACCCGCTGGCCGAACCGTACTACTCACAGGCCGCGCTCCGCTACGGCGACCACGTCGCCAAGCTTGGCGCCTTTCCCGCCTCACCGGCGCAGGCGGCGCTCGCAGACGCGCCGCTCGACACCGGACGCGAGGACGGGAACGTCTTCCGCCACGCAGTGCTGAGCTATCTCGCGGGAAGCGAGGCGGTGTTCGACATTCGCGTCCAGCTCTGCCTGAACCTCGACGAGATGCCGGTCGAGGATGCCTCGAAGCGCTGGGACGAGGCGCAGAGCCCCTATCGCACCGTCGCCCGCCTCGTTCTGCCGGCGCAGGATGCGTTCAGCGAGGCCCGGCGGAACTACGCCGACGACGTGCTCTCCTTCCGTCCCGCTCACAGCCTGGCGGCGCACCGGCCGCTGGGTTCGCTGATGCGGGCGCGGCTGAAGACCTATCAGGCGCTCTCTCGCTTTCGCCACGCGCGCAACCGCGTGCCGGAGGTGGAACCGGCCTCGATCGACGACGTGCCGGCCTGACGGGGACAACGCTTTCGTGAAGGACCCCGGCCGCGTGCACCGGGGTTGCGCTGGCAATCCCGCCCATCATCGGCCCGAGGTTGTCCGACCATGACCAGATCCCTGACCGCCCTCGCCGTGGCACTCCTCACGGGTACGATGGCGAGCGCCCTCCCCGCCCGCGCGCAGGAGGGAAAAGCCGCGCTCACCAAGGTCGCCAGCTTCGAGCATCAGGTGACCGGCATCACGGTGGCCCGCGACGGGCGCATCTTCGTCAACTTCCCGCGCTGGAGCGAGGACGCGCCGGTCTCGGTGGCCGAACTGAAGGACGGCAAGCCCGTGCCCTTCCCCGACGACCAGTGGAACGCGTGGCGTAACGCGCGGGCCGACGAGCTCTCGCCGAAGGACCATTTCGTCTGCGTGCAGAGCGTCGTCGCCGACGGGCAGGACCGGCTCTGGGTGGTGGATGCCGCCGCCCCCGCGATGGCGCATGTGATCAAGGACGGGCCGAAGCTCGTCGGGATCGACCTCAAGACCAACAAGGTCATCAAGACGATTCCCTTCGACACCACCACGGTGCTCCAAGCCTCCTACCTCAACGACGTGCGGATCTCGCCGGACGGCAAGACCGCCTATCTCACCGATTCCGGTGCCGAGGGCGCGCTGATCGTCGTCGATCTCGACAGCGGATCGGCCAAGCGCATTCTGTCGGGCGATCCCTCGACCATGCCCGACAAGTCGGTGACCGTGAGTTACGACGGCAAGCCGCTGCGCCGCCCCGACGGGCGCGGCGTAGAATTCGCCGCCGACGGCATCGCGCTCTCGAACGACGGCAAGACGCTCTACTGGCAGGCGATCAAGGGCAAGACGCTCTACAGCCTGCCGACCGATGCGCTCACCGGCTGGGCCGCTGCCTCGGTCGTGCCCGACACGCTCACCGACAAGAGCCTTTCAAGCAAGGTCGTGAAGGTCGGCGAGAACGGCGTCGCCGACGGCCTGCTGATCGCCCGCCGCGACGGGCGGATGTACGTGACCTCGCCGCAGGACAACGCGGTGAAGGTGCGCGACCTCGCCGGCGGCAAGGACGGGCTCGCCACGTTGGTGCAGGACCCAAGCTTGCGCTGGCCGGACACGTTCGGCGAGGGGCCGGACGGGACGATCTACGTCACCACCTCGCACATCCAGGATTCGGTCGACTACAAGCCCGGCGCGCCGCTCAGCCTGCCGACGGAGCTGTGGGCGATCAAGCCGCCCGCCTCCGATGCCACCGGCTCGACCACAAGCGCTCCGGCCCGCTGAGCCGGCCCTCTGCGACCCGATGGACTCATGGGGGCGCGCATCGGCGCGCCCCGTTCAAGGAGCCTGGCATGCCCTTCATCGAGACCAGGGACGCGACGCGCCTCTTCTACAAGGATTGGGGGAGCGGCCCTCCGGTCGTGCTGATTCATGGTTGGCCGCTCGATGCCGACATGTGGGAGTATCAGCAGCCGGCTCTGACAGGTGCGGGCTTTCGCACCATCGCCTATGACCGGCGTGGGTTCGGGCGCTCGGACCAGCCCTGGAGCGGCTACGATTACGATACCTTCGCCGACGACCTGAAGGCCGTGCTCGACAGCCTCGACCTTCAGGACGTGACCCTCGTCGGCTTCTCCATGGGCGGCGGCGAGATCGCCCGCTACCTCTCGTGCCATGGCGGCGCACGGGTGGCGCGCGCGGTGCTCGTCTCCGCGGTGACGCCGATGCTCGCCAAGACGCCCGATCACCCCGAGGGCGTCGATGCCAGCGTGTTCGAGGGGACGATCGAGGGGATCGAAAGGGACCGGCCGCATTTCTGGTCGAACTTCGTCAAAAGCTTCTTCGGCGCCGGCCTGCTTTCCTCGCCGGCTTCATCGGAGCTGATGGCCTGGACCGGGATGATGGCGATGCGGGCCTCGCCCAAGGCGACGGTCGATTGCGTGCGCGCCTTCGGCGGGACGGATTTTCGGGCCGACATGGCCGCGTTCCGGGTGCCGACCTTGGTGATCCACGGCGACGCCGACCAGACCGTGCCCTTCGACATCAGCGGCAAGGCCGCGGCGCAGGCCATTCCCGGCGCCCGCCTCGAAGTCTACGAGGGCGCGCCGCACGCCATCCCCTTCACCCACAAGGACCGGCTGACCGCGGATCTCCTGGCCTTCCTGCGCGTGTAGGGGGCCGATCAGCCGTCCTGAAGTGCTGCCGACGCGTCGGCACCGATCAGGCGCGCCCGGAGCGGCTGGGCGCGCCCCGTCAGCGTCAGCTCCTGAAGCGCGCCGGGGGAGATGCCGGCGGCCTCGTAGACGGCCTCCGAGACGATCGCGACCTGCCGCATCGGCCCGGTCAGCCCCTCGAGCCGGGCGGCGACGTTGACGGTGTCGCCGAGCACCGTGAAGCGGGATTCGGTCTCGTCGCCGAACTCGCCGACGATGGCCATGCCCGCATGCAGGCCGACGCCGTAGCGCAGGCGCTCGCCGAGATCGGCGGCGAGCATGCGGTTGAGCTGCTCCACATGGCGCGCGATGCCATCGACCGCCTTGAGGGCGTCGCGGGCCGCGTGCTTGGGATCGCGATCAAGGCCGAAGATCGCCATCAGCCCGTCGCCGAGATGCTGGTTCACGGTTCCGCCCGACTCGCGCACCGCCCGGCCGACCGCGCCGAGGAAGCGGCCGATGACGAAGACGGTGTCGTAGGGCAGGTGTTCCTCCGCGAACCGGGTCGAGCCGCGCAAGTCGGCGAACAGCACGACGACGAACCGCTCCTCGCCGGTCGCGGCCCGCTCCGGATCGCGCATGGAGGCGGCGCGGGCCTGCGGCGTGAACAGCGGCGCGACGGTGAGGTCGCCGTCGGGCCGGAGCTGGCAGGCGAGCCTTATGCCGGGGCTCGCGCCGATGCGGTCGAGGACGAGACGCTCGGCCCGTTCCGGCTCCGGCAGGAGGCGGCTGCGTTCCGTATCGACGACCCGGATGCGGCAGGTCGAGCAGCGCCCGCGCCCGCCGCACACGCTCGCATGCGGGATGCGGCCGCGCCGGCTCGCTTCCAGCACGCTGCTCCCCCGCGGCATGCGGACGGTGCGCCCGTCGGGATAGCCGATGCGCACGAAGCCGCCCCGCGTCTCGGCAAGGGTGCGGGCGCCGCGCGCGAGCAGGACGAGGGAGAGCAACGCCATGTATGCCAGGAACAGCCCGCGCCGGATCGCGCCCAGCCGTTCGGTCTGCTCGGCCAGTCCGAGATGGTTCGGCCCGAGCTCCTGTGTCCGCCACGCCGGATCGGCGGCGAGCGCCGCGACGCTGCGCCCGCCCTGCACCACGCCGAGGAGGGCCAGCACCGGCACCAGCACCGCGCCCGCGAGCAGCCAGGGCGCGGCGCGGGCAAAGCCGCGCTTGAGCCGGAGCCAAAAATAGAGGCCGAAGCAGCCGTGCAGCCACGCGACGACCAGACCCGCCGCCAGCATCAGGCCGTGGCCCGGCGCGGCGACCCAGGCGGCGTAGAGAACCTGGGCATAGCCCCGGTCGAGTTCTTCGACGCTCCAGGCCAGACGCGTGCCGACGACGTGACTGAGAAGGAGCAGGGGGACGAAGAGGCCGAGCAGGAGCTGCGCGGTCTCGGCGGGCCGCACCCGGTAGAAGCGCCGCTCGTAAAAAGCCTGGAGCCCGAGGGCGAGGTGAACGAGAAGCGCGCCGTAGAGGACCACGAGTGCCGGCGGCGTGCGCCAGAGCGCGACCTTCACCGCAAGCCCGGTCTCCAGCGCATCGAGCGAGATGTTGCCCAGCGCGTGGCAGAGCAGGTGCGTGAGCACGTAGGCGAACAGCACGAGGCCGCTGCCGAGACGAAGCTGACGTAAGGTGGGCCGGGCGGGCCAGCGCAAGCCGAGGGTGCGGCCGAAGCCCGGACGCGCCGCCTGCCCCACCGCCCCCGCTCCTTCTTCGAAAACCGCTTCAGTCTTCCATAGCGCGCGGCGGCGCTCCGACGAAACCGTCCGCCGCGCGGGAAAAATTCGTGCGTCCCATGTCACGGCGCCGCCTTCCGCCTCGTCATGGGGGCAGGACGATGGAACGGGCCGGCTTGCCGCCCTCCCCATCGCCGCTTCGATGGAGAGGGACGATGATCCGATCGTGTCTGCGTGTCGCCGCGTTCGCGGCGCTGCTGACGAGCGCTGCCGCCCACGAGATGAAGGGGAGAGAGGCCGCCGGGACAGGCGGGGACGCCACGGCCGCCCTCGTCTTCGACCATGCCCTGCCCAACGTGCCGGGCAAGAGCCTGCGCGCCGTGCTCGTCACCTACGGGCCGGGCGGTGCCTCGACCGCGCATACGCATGCCAGGAGCGCCTTCATCACCGCGACGGTTCTGGAAGGGGCGATCCGCAGCCGGGTGAACGACGGGCCCGAGCGGGTCTACCGGGCCGGTGAGAGCTTCACGGAGATGCCCGGCGATCGCCACCCTGTCAGCGCCAACGCGAGCGCCACCGAGCCGGCCCGCCTGCTCGCCGTCTTCGTCCTCGACAGCGACGAGACCCGCCTGACCACGCCGATCCGCTGAATCTCACTCTCTGCAACGAAAAGGACGAAGCCCATGACACCGCGTGTCGAAAACCCCTACGATCACGCACCCGCCGCCATCAAGGCGATGCTCGCGGTGGAGACGAGCTTGCGGACCGGTGGCCTCGAGCGGAGCCTGATCGATCTCGTGAAGCTGCGCGCCTCGCAGATCAACGGCTGCGCCTACTGCATCGGCCTGCACACCACCGAGGCCCGCCGGCATGGCGAGAGCGAGATGCGGATCGTTCTGCTCAACGCGTGGCGAGAGGCCGCCCTCTACAGCCCGCGCGAGCGCGCCGCTTTGGCCTGGACCGAGGCGCTGACCCGCCTATCCGAGGCGGGTGCGCCCGACGCGCTCTATGCCGACCTGCGGACGTCCTTCACGGAGGCCGAACAGGTGCAGCTCACGCTCCAGATCGGCGCGATCAACCTGTGGAACCGGTTGCAGGTCGGCCTGCGCGGCGTCCACCATCCCGACCCGTCCCGTGATGCGGCCTGAGGCGTTCGATCCGTTCGAGGCAGAGCGGGCGCGGCTGACCCGCCTCGCCTACCGGATGCTCGGTTCCTTCGCCGAAGCGGAGGATGTGGTTCAGAGCGCGTGGCTGCGCTGGCAGGCGGCGGACCGCGCCGCCGTCGCGGTGCCGGGTGCTTTCCTGTCGCGCATTGTCACCCGGCTCTGCCTCGACACGATGAAATCGGCCCGCGCCCGCCGGGAGGTCTATGTCGGGCCTTGGCTGCCGGAACCCTCCCTCGACACGGAAGAGACGATCGACGGCGACGACCTCACCCTCACGCTGATGATGGCGCTGGAGCGTCTCTCGGCCCTGGAACGGGCGGCTTTCCTCCTGCACGACGTGTTCGGCGTGCCCCTCGACGAGGTGGCGGCGACGCTGGGGCGGGCGGCTCCGGCGGTGCGCCAGCTCGCCGTGCGGGCCCGCCAGCATGTCCGCGCCGAGCGCCCGCGCTACCCCCTGCCGCCCGAGGAGGGCGAGCGGATCGCGCGCGCCTTCTTCGACGCCTCGCGCAGCGGCGACGTCGCCGCCCTGCGCGGCCTGCTCTCGCAGACCGTGACGATGCGGGCGGATGGTGGTGGCAAGGTCGTCGCCTTCCTCAACCCGATTCGCGGAATCGATCGCGTCCTGCGGCTGTTCTCGGGGCTCGCCCGCAAACATTCCGGGTCGCCTGCTACCCTCCTCCGCGCCGTGCGGGTGGATGGCCTGCCGGGCTTCGTCAGCCTGGAACGCGGCGGCGTTCTCCAAGTGACGGCATTGGAAATCCGCGACGGGCGGATCGCAGGCATCTACATCACCCGCAACCCGGACAAGCTGCGCCGGGTGGCAGAGGCCGTGGCGATGCCGGCCGCGCGCTGAGCGCAGCCCTTACAGCGGAGCGGCCAGCACCTCTTCCAGGGTGACGAGGCGCCCGGCTTCCTCGAAGCGGCGCAGCAGCGCCGATTGGCGAAAGCGCGGATCTCCGGTTACCTCGAGGCCGAGCCAGGCCGGGCGCTCGAAGGCCTGGGCCTCGTGCTCCAGCTCCACCTCGGCCAGGATCATCCCGGCCAGCGTCCCACCGTAGACATCGATCTCCCAGACGAGCCCGGCATGCGGCACGCAGTGGCGGGTCTTCTCGATGAAACAGGTGTCGCAGACGAGGCGCATCATCGCTTCCGCGTCCGCCCGCGGAATCTCGTACTCGAATTCCGGCCGGCCGAGGCCGATGCGCGCGCCCTTGATGGTGAGCCAGGCCCGGTCCTCGTCGAGCCGAACCCGCACCTTGCCGGTGTCGAACTGCCCGATCAGCCCGTCGGTGAGCCGGTGCCGGCGGACGACGCCCGCCTTCCAGCCGTCATCGGCCACGAGAAATTTCCGCTCGACCTCGAAACGCATCGGCACAAAAGGACCCTGGCGGCGGGATTATTCCCGCCCCCTTCAGCCGCTCCGCCTTACGGTACTCACAGGTTGCGCGCCATCGTCTCCCGCGCAACGCCCTCTCGCGGGTCGGGATAACCTCAACGCCAGAACGGCTTGGTGTCGACGAGATCCTCGTGCGCCTCGGCCGCCGCCTCCAGAAGCTTGCGGCTGCGCGCCTCGATATCGGCTGCCGTCATCCCGGCGGCGAACAGGGTCGTCGCGCCGGCCGGCTCGACCGTCAGGTCCCGCATCAGTTCGTGGCCGGTGGCGATGTCGTTGAGCGCGCCGAGATGGTCCTGCAGGTCCGAGAGGGCCTTGCCGAAGGCGCCGTGGCGCTTGCCCGCCTTCTTGCCGGGGAACAGGGGCGCGAAGAATTCCGCGCCGTAGCGCAGCTTCTTGGCGGCGATGCGCACCCGGTGGCGCTCCTCGGGGTCGAGGTCGTCGAGATGGCGCCCGCGCCGCTTCACCTGCCGCCGCCGCCGGTCGAGTTCGCGGGCGGCGAAGACGCGGGCCGGCTCCTCGCGCAGGGAGACGCGGCCGGGGCTGTCGTCCCGCAGCCAGGGGCCGGCATTGATCCAGCCGATGAGGTCGAGCAGCAGCATCCGCCACGCATCGGAGCGCAGCAGCGCGGCGAGGTCGCGATAGGCCTTCGCGCGCTCGTCTTCGAGCTGCCGCTCGAGGCCGAGCAGGCCGACCTCGTCGGGATGCCGCTCGCGCTCGGCCGGCAGGATGGTGGCGAGGAAGACATCGAGGTTGCGCGCCCGGCCCAGCGGCTCGGTCGCCGCCTTCAGCTCCGCGCGGATGCGAACGCCGAGCGGATCGTCCACGAGGTCGCCGAACAGCGAGAAGGCCGAGCGCAGGCGCCGGATCGCGACGCGCATCTGGTGCAGCGCATCGGCGTCGCGGCTCTTGAGCAGGATGTCCTCGTTGATGCGCATGTGGCGCAGGCAGGCATGGGCGACGGCGCGGAACGCCTCCGCCGCGCTCATGTCGTCGTGCAGCGGCACCGGCTCCGACTTGCGCACCCGGTCGATCTTGCCGGCGGCCAGGGCGTAGCCGCGCTCGGCCTTGCTGCGCACGCCGAGCCGCACGGGCACGAGGGCGGCGATGGCGTAGGCGAGCGCGAACACGTCGCTCGCGGTCCCCTCCTTCAGTTCGAGCTCGATCTCGCAGATCGACAGGATGTCGTCGCCGGCGGCCGGCGCCTCGATCCGGCCGAGATCGAGGGCGACCTCGATGCGGGACTCGCCCTGCTCGACGAGGTAGGTCCGCCGGGTGACCCGGGTGGTGAAGAGCGGCTCCAGCGCGGCATCGTCCGCGACGCGGCGCGCGAAGGGCGTGTCGGCGAGCGCGGCCCGGTCCGGCTCGGCGCCCTCGACCGGCTGCTCCCATTCCGGCCGATCGAACAGGCCATCGCCCTCGGCCTTGAGGGTCTGGACGAAGCGCCCTTCGCTCTCGCGCACCCGCAGGCCGAGCCCGGCCGCGTGCAGCTGCCGGTCCGGCGTGTCGAAATAGACGGAGGCGAGCTCGGCTTCCCCCTGTACCGCCGCCTCCCGCAGGAGCGGATGATCCTGCAGGACGGCGAGGTCGGAGGGCTCGCATTCCAGCTTCAGCTCGATCTCGCGCGGGTCGCTCATGCGGTTTCGTCCTGCTCCTCGTGAGGGTTGTGGCGGATGTGAGCCTACATCCTGCCGCATCGTCCGGGACAGGCACAACGCGGCTGAACCCGTGATGGATCACGCATCCGCGTGACGATCCAGCGACAGAAGCGGGGATATGGTCCGAACAACCTCCGCCATCGACGGCCGCGCCCGCGGATCGGCCCCCCGGCAGGCCTGCTCCAGCGCGCGCCAATCGGCGATGCCGGCGGGTTCGGTCGCGCAATGGTCGAGCAACTCGCCGAGCAGGATACCCCAGGCGCGGGTCTCGATGCGCTGCCAGGCCGCGCCGGCCTCGCCGGGCGGCAGCACGGAGGCGGCCCCGAAATCGCTCAGCACCGCCTCGCCCATGCCCCCATCCCACAAGGTATTGTGGCCGTAGAGGTCGCCGTGGAGCACGCCGCAGCCGTGAAGATGGGCAGTTGCCCGCGCCACGCCGGCCGCGATGCGCAGAGCCGTCTCCGGCGCCAGGGCGAAGTCCGGCGCGTAGACGTCGCGGCTGCAGCTTTCCAGGCTCGGCGATCCGGCCAGAACCCGCCAGCCCTCCGGGATCAGCGGCATCAGCAGCCCCTGCACCCCGTCCGGATGCCCCTCGATCCGCCCGAGCGCGCCGGTGAGGTGGGGATGCCGGCCGGCGGCGAGGCAGGCCGCCATCTCCTGTTCGGGCAGCCCGTCGCTGGTCATGCGGCCCTTGAACAGTTTCACCGCGACCGTCGCCTCCCCGTCCGGCCGACGCCACAAAGCCCGGTGGATCCGCCCCGAGGCGCCCTCGCCGAGACACGGGCCGAGCGCGAGCGCGTCCCAGGGCACCTGCGGCACGCGGGCCGGCGCCGGCTCGCCGTCGAGGGGATTGCCGGCCCAGGCGATCCAGGCGAGCCGCGGCAAAGCCGTCAGCCAAGCGGGCAGCGCGTCGAAGCGGTTGGCGGAGAGGCGCAGCAATTCGAGGCTTGGCGCGCCTTCGAGCGACGCGGGCAGCGCCTCCAGCCGGTTTCCCGCCAGCATCAGCTTCTGCAGGTGCGGGCGCCGGCCGAGGGCGTCCGGCAGGTGCGCGATCCGGTTGTCGGTCAGCGTGAGCCAACGCAGGGCCGGCGGCAGCGCCTCGCCCGGCACCTCCCGCAAGCCGGTGGCGCGAAACCCGACCTGACTCAGCGCCGGGCAATCCCCGAGGGCGGGCGGCAGACGCTCGAATCGGTTCCCCGAGCAGAACAAGACGCGCAGCCGCTTGAGCCGGCCGATGTCATCCGGGAGTGCGGTGAGGCCGCAATCGCTGAGATCCAGCAGTTCCAGGGTATCGGCGAGGCCAAAAATTTCGGGCGGGAATTTTTTTAGGGTTCCGCTCAGGCGCAACTCCCGCGCTCCGGCGAGGTCGCCGCGGCGGAGGGCATGCAGCGTGGGGGGCGGTGGGGTGTTCATGGGGGTCTCGCGGGGGCGCTCCCGCGGGGATGACCGCCGCGCGACCGAGGATCAACCCTCTGCGCGTGGGAGTGAGCGGCGAGCGGTCCGCCTGTTCGTCACCGGGCAACACCCGGGCTTGCGATTCGATGCCGAGAAAGACTTGTGCGCCTCGCACGCTCGCAATGCCCGCTTCAGCAACAAGGCGCGCAGCGAACAACTGTCTTCGGGTGTGTTTCAGCTTGATTGAGGGGCGACTTGGCCGAACTCGAAAAAGCGAAATCTGTGGTGAGCGCGCTGGGACTCGAACCCAGGACCTACAGATTAAAAGTCCGTTGCTCTACCAACTGAGCTACGCGCTCGCACCCGGTTCGCGCGGGGCCGCCGTGGGGCGGGCCGGTTGCGCTCGGGGCGTGGGGCTCGCAATAGGGGGTCGGGCCGGGAGGGTCAACACGGCTTCCGCATGGTGCCAACCGCTGAGTCGATACGAAACCCGATGACGAGAGCGAACCCGGCGGGGGCGCCGCCCGAATGGCGGCGCTTCGTCCTGCTGTTCCTGGCTGTGGCGGCGGTTCTCGGCGCCGTCTGCATCGGCTTCGTGGCCGCCCTCGACCCCTACGGGCTGCGGGCCGGGCCGGGCCGGGCGCAGGGGCCGCTCATGGATGGCAACCAGCGCTTCATGTACCCGCAGATCGCGCGCAGCGGCGCCTACGATGCGGCGGTGTTCGGCACCTCGACCCTGCGCCTGCTCGATCCGGCGGATCTCGGCCGCGCCTTCGGGGGGCGCTTCGCCAATTTGTCGATGAATGCGGCGACCCCCTACGAGCAGAGCGAATTAGCCCGGCTCTACCTGCGCCACGAGCGACCGAAAACGCTGCTGTTCGGCATCGACCCGACATGGTGCGAGCCGGATGCGGCCGAGCGCCGCCTGACCTTCCGCGCCTTTCCGGCGTGGCTCTACGGACGCATCACCCTGTGGGACGCGCTGCGGCAGGTGAACTGGCAGAGCCTCGGCACCGCTTTCGAGGGCGCGCTGCACCGGCTCGGGCTCGTGCGCGCGCGGCTTTCCGAGAACGGCTACGCGGTCTTCACCCCGCCCGAGGCGCTTTACGACGCGGCCCGCGCGCAGGCGCATATCCGTAGCGCAGCGGCGATCCAGGCCGCCGCCGAGGCCGCGCCGGGCTACCGGCCGACGCCCGCCGAGGCGCCGATGCCGGCGCTCGGCTGGCTCGACGCGCTCCTGGCGAAGGCCCCGCCCGAGACTCAGACGCTTCTGGTCTTCCCGCCCGTCCACGTCTCGCAACAGGCGGCGCCCGGCTCGCCCGCCGCGGCGCGGGAGGCCGCCTGCAAGGCGCAGGTGACGCGGATTGGTGCGGCCCATGGGGCGACCGTGGTCGATTTCCGCATCCCATCGCCGATCACGACGCAGGACACGAATTACTGGGATCCGCTGCATTACCGGCTGCCGATCGCCGGCCGGATCGTGGCCGGTTTGAAGGCGGCGCAGGCGAGCGGGCGCGACGATGCTGAGGGCACCTACCGGGTTCTGGCGCACGCGCCGTAGGCCGAAAATTCGATGAACCGCGCCGCGGAACGGGGGTTCTCCGTGGCGCATGAGTGGCTTGGTCCGTGTGGCTTGGTCCGTGTGGCTTGGACTGCCACGAGCCGGCCGTACTCTCGCCCGATCGGCAGGCTCTACA from the Methylorubrum extorquens genome contains:
- a CDS encoding conserved protein of unknown function (Evidence 4 : Unknown function but conserved in other organisms), producing the protein MTAAPIRYHDGIETLSPDENETTDRIIAAMTHESEITAKRYGHAVRASHAKISGVAVGTLEILPNLPPELAQGLFATPGTHSVIVRFAQGPGELLKDRVSTHRGMAIKVLGVEGDKLPGHEAPTQDFVFATGPVFPNPDAKGFLGSMKQLEAGTSAPEGVKAAVSRSARALDGVVKSMTGESSPLLDFFGHVPHHPLAEPYYSQAALRYGDHVAKLGAFPASPAQAALADAPLDTGREDGNVFRHAVLSYLAGSEAVFDIRVQLCLNLDEMPVEDASKRWDEAQSPYRTVARLVLPAQDAFSEARRNYADDVLSFRPAHSLAAHRPLGSLMRARLKTYQALSRFRHARNRVPEVEPASIDDVPA
- a CDS encoding conserved exported protein of unknown function (Evidence 4 : Unknown function but conserved in other organisms; PubMedId : 15188393, 16926146) yields the protein MTRSLTALAVALLTGTMASALPARAQEGKAALTKVASFEHQVTGITVARDGRIFVNFPRWSEDAPVSVAELKDGKPVPFPDDQWNAWRNARADELSPKDHFVCVQSVVADGQDRLWVVDAAAPAMAHVIKDGPKLVGIDLKTNKVIKTIPFDTTTVLQASYLNDVRISPDGKTAYLTDSGAEGALIVVDLDSGSAKRILSGDPSTMPDKSVTVSYDGKPLRRPDGRGVEFAADGIALSNDGKTLYWQAIKGKTLYSLPTDALTGWAAASVVPDTLTDKSLSSKVVKVGENGVADGLLIARRDGRMYVTSPQDNAVKVRDLAGGKDGLATLVQDPSLRWPDTFGEGPDGTIYVTTSHIQDSVDYKPGAPLSLPTELWAIKPPASDATGSTTSAPAR
- a CDS encoding arylesterase (alpha/beta hydrolase fold), putative haloperoxidase (Evidence 2a : Function from experimental evidences in other organisms; PubMedId : 1368608, 15213385, 7704276; Product type e : enzyme) translates to MPFIETRDATRLFYKDWGSGPPVVLIHGWPLDADMWEYQQPALTGAGFRTIAYDRRGFGRSDQPWSGYDYDTFADDLKAVLDSLDLQDVTLVGFSMGGGEIARYLSCHGGARVARAVLVSAVTPMLAKTPDHPEGVDASVFEGTIEGIERDRPHFWSNFVKSFFGAGLLSSPASSELMAWTGMMAMRASPKATVDCVRAFGGTDFRADMAAFRVPTLVIHGDADQTVPFDISGKAAAQAIPGARLEVYEGAPHAIPFTHKDRLTADLLAFLRV
- the cyaA gene encoding Adenylate/guanylate cyclase (Evidence 2b : Function from indirect experimental evidences (e.g. phenotypes); Product type e : enzyme); translated protein: MGQAARPGFGRTLGLRWPARPTLRQLRLGSGLVLFAYVLTHLLCHALGNISLDALETGLAVKVALWRTPPALVVLYGALLVHLALGLQAFYERRFYRVRPAETAQLLLGLFVPLLLLSHVVGTRLAWSVEELDRGYAQVLYAAWVAAPGHGLMLAAGLVVAWLHGCFGLYFWLRLKRGFARAAPWLLAGAVLVPVLALLGVVQGGRSVAALAADPAWRTQELGPNHLGLAEQTERLGAIRRGLFLAYMALLSLVLLARGARTLAETRGGFVRIGYPDGRTVRMPRGSSVLEASRRGRIPHASVCGGRGRCSTCRIRVVDTERSRLLPEPERAERLVLDRIGASPGIRLACQLRPDGDLTVAPLFTPQARAASMRDPERAATGEERFVVVLFADLRGSTRFAEEHLPYDTVFVIGRFLGAVGRAVRESGGTVNQHLGDGLMAIFGLDRDPKHAARDALKAVDGIARHVEQLNRMLAADLGERLRYGVGLHAGMAIVGEFGDETESRFTVLGDTVNVAARLEGLTGPMRQVAIVSEAVYEAAGISPGALQELTLTGRAQPLRARLIGADASAALQDG
- a CDS encoding conserved exported protein of unknown function (Evidence 4 : Unknown function but conserved in other organisms), with the protein product MIRSCLRVAAFAALLTSAAAHEMKGREAAGTGGDATAALVFDHALPNVPGKSLRAVLVTYGPGGASTAHTHARSAFITATVLEGAIRSRVNDGPERVYRAGESFTEMPGDRHPVSANASATEPARLLAVFVLDSDETRLTTPIR
- a CDS encoding conserved protein of unknown function (Evidence 4 : Unknown function but conserved in other organisms), translated to MTPRVENPYDHAPAAIKAMLAVETSLRTGGLERSLIDLVKLRASQINGCAYCIGLHTTEARRHGESEMRIVLLNAWREAALYSPRERAALAWTEALTRLSEAGAPDALYADLRTSFTEAEQVQLTLQIGAINLWNRLQVGLRGVHHPDPSRDAA
- a CDS encoding RNA polymerase sigma factor (Evidence 2b : Function from indirect experimental evidences (e.g. phenotypes); Product type f : factor), whose amino-acid sequence is MRPEAFDPFEAERARLTRLAYRMLGSFAEAEDVVQSAWLRWQAADRAAVAVPGAFLSRIVTRLCLDTMKSARARREVYVGPWLPEPSLDTEETIDGDDLTLTLMMALERLSALERAAFLLHDVFGVPLDEVAATLGRAAPAVRQLAVRARQHVRAERPRYPLPPEEGERIARAFFDASRSGDVAALRGLLSQTVTMRADGGGKVVAFLNPIRGIDRVLRLFSGLARKHSGSPATLLRAVRVDGLPGFVSLERGGVLQVTALEIRDGRIAGIYITRNPDKLRRVAEAVAMPAAR
- a CDS encoding conserved protein of unknown function (Evidence 4 : Unknown function but conserved in other organisms), whose amino-acid sequence is MRFEVERKFLVADDGWKAGVVRRHRLTDGLIGQFDTGKVRVRLDEDRAWLTIKGARIGLGRPEFEYEIPRADAEAMMRLVCDTCFIEKTRHCVPHAGLVWEIDVYGGTLAGMILAEVELEHEAQAFERPAWLGLEVTGDPRFRQSALLRRFEEAGRLVTLEEVLAAPL